The following proteins are co-located in the Fretibacterium sp. OH1220_COT-178 genome:
- a CDS encoding adenosylhomocysteinase — MEKYCVADIKLAEHGWKKIEWAWQYMPSLQFLYKKYKDVQPFKGATIAACLHLEAKTANLLLALSHLGATVAACGSNPLSTQDDICAALADKGVHVYSHRGMSSKEYFEYVRTVLSYKPNVIIDDGADVVATIHQEMPELIPGILGGSEETTSGVKRLRAMANEGVLKFPMIAVNDALSKYLFDNRYGTGQSVWDGFMRTTNMVVAGKTVVVVGYGWCGRGVAMRAAGLGAKVIVTEIDPHKACEALMDGFDVMGMEEASKVGDIFLTLTGNIHVIRKEHFALMKNGAVLGNAGHFDVEISKDDLAGLADRVEQLRENIDTYVMKDGRRLNLLGEGRLTNLACADGHPIEIMDLSFSLQLEAALHVYTHKMAPGLYAVPEETDRAVMESKLAALGITIDTMTPEQVEYMKSWQD; from the coding sequence TTGGAGAAGTATTGCGTTGCGGACATCAAACTGGCGGAGCACGGCTGGAAGAAGATCGAATGGGCCTGGCAGTACATGCCGTCGCTCCAGTTTCTCTACAAAAAGTACAAGGACGTCCAGCCTTTCAAGGGGGCGACCATCGCGGCCTGCCTTCATCTGGAGGCGAAGACCGCCAACCTGTTGCTGGCCCTGTCGCACCTGGGGGCCACCGTTGCCGCCTGTGGCAGCAACCCATTGTCGACGCAGGACGACATCTGTGCGGCTTTGGCGGACAAGGGGGTGCACGTCTACAGCCATCGGGGCATGTCCTCCAAGGAGTACTTCGAATACGTGCGCACCGTTCTGAGCTACAAGCCGAACGTCATCATCGACGATGGGGCCGATGTGGTCGCCACGATCCATCAGGAGATGCCGGAGCTGATCCCGGGCATTCTGGGCGGCTCGGAGGAGACGACCTCGGGAGTCAAGCGCCTGAGGGCGATGGCGAACGAGGGAGTTCTGAAGTTCCCCATGATCGCAGTGAACGACGCGCTCAGCAAATACCTGTTCGACAACCGGTACGGGACGGGGCAGTCCGTCTGGGACGGCTTTATGCGCACCACGAACATGGTGGTGGCGGGGAAGACGGTTGTCGTGGTGGGTTACGGCTGGTGCGGGCGCGGCGTCGCCATGCGGGCCGCCGGGCTGGGGGCAAAGGTGATCGTGACGGAGATCGACCCGCACAAAGCCTGCGAGGCCCTGATGGACGGCTTCGATGTAATGGGCATGGAGGAGGCTTCGAAGGTTGGGGACATCTTCCTGACCCTGACGGGGAACATCCACGTGATCCGCAAGGAGCATTTCGCGCTCATGAAGAACGGCGCCGTGCTGGGCAACGCGGGACACTTCGACGTCGAGATCAGCAAGGACGATCTTGCGGGGCTGGCGGATCGTGTGGAGCAGCTTCGGGAGAACATCGACACCTACGTCATGAAGGATGGCCGCCGGCTGAACCTGTTGGGCGAGGGACGTTTGACGAACCTGGCCTGTGCGGACGGCCATCCCATCGAGATCATGGACTTGAGCTTCTCCCTCCAGCTGGAGGCGGCTCTACACGTCTACACGCACAAGATGGCCCCCGGGCTCTACGCCGTGCCGGAGGAGACGGACCGCGCCGTGATGGAATCCAAACTGGCTGCTCTTGGAATCACGATCGATACGATGACGCCCGAACAGGTCGAATATATGAAGAGCTGGCAAGACTAG
- the efp gene encoding elongation factor P, with amino-acid sequence MAQVVDTTDFYVGLKFRWQDGIWEIVDYDHHKMGRGGAVVRTKLRNVESGSTVENSFKPGEKFERIIYEDKPAQYSYKDGKDYVFMDLATYDQLTLSPEVLGEATKYLVEDMEIKLEVFEGKIMGIELPKSVVLKVVETPPSFKGDTVSGGGKPATLETGITVTVPVFVEPGEEIVVDTRSGLYLERAKK; translated from the coding sequence ATGGCTCAGGTAGTGGACACCACCGATTTTTACGTAGGCTTGAAGTTTCGCTGGCAGGACGGCATATGGGAGATCGTGGATTACGACCATCACAAAATGGGGCGCGGTGGCGCCGTCGTCCGCACCAAGCTGCGCAACGTGGAGTCGGGGTCCACGGTGGAGAACTCGTTCAAGCCTGGGGAGAAGTTCGAGCGGATCATTTACGAGGACAAGCCCGCCCAGTACAGCTACAAGGATGGGAAGGACTACGTGTTTATGGACTTGGCCACCTATGATCAGCTGACTCTTTCTCCCGAGGTCTTGGGGGAGGCTACCAAGTACCTGGTGGAGGATATGGAGATCAAGCTCGAGGTCTTCGAAGGGAAGATCATGGGGATCGAATTGCCCAAGAGCGTGGTTCTCAAGGTGGTGGAAACCCCCCCCAGCTTCAAGGGGGATACCGTCTCCGGGGGGGGCAAGCCGGCGACTCTGGAAACCGGCATCACCGTGACGGTTCCCGTATTCGTGGAGCCGGGAGAGGAGATCGTTGTCGATACCCGCTCGGGGCTCTATCTCGAGAGGGCCAAGAAGTAA
- the xseA gene encoding exodeoxyribonuclease VII large subunit: MTVDELTLYVHGLFASDLMLKSLIVAGEIAEFKKHTSGHCYFTLLGKESRVACAIFKQYTGYLPQWPENGDSVLVEGSVGVYSQRGVYQLYARRIVPVGAGAIDRARQELKERLNREGIFRPELKRPIPGYPARVAVVTSATGAALRDVLRVSSRRYPLCEVLIVPAQVQGAEAPDELVRAFFRVASMDGVDCVLLVRGGGSREDLVPFDDERVVRAVRGCPFPVVTGLGHEVDETLCDLASDLRASTPSAAAELVFPDRNGVVGLLEQAHTRMVRAIERRVMEERNRSREICANLSSRFARRLSEAGEELSARFRGLSSGMRLRLAEAGNALSVRAAALNALSPLASLERGFVTCERDGRRLLSVREIVPGDELEVRFSDGKAVCVADSTKEEGC, encoded by the coding sequence TTGACCGTCGATGAGTTGACGCTTTACGTTCACGGGCTTTTTGCCTCGGACCTCATGCTCAAGTCCCTGATCGTCGCGGGGGAGATCGCCGAGTTCAAAAAACATACAAGCGGCCACTGCTACTTCACGCTCCTGGGAAAGGAGAGCAGGGTCGCTTGTGCTATTTTCAAGCAATATACGGGGTATCTTCCCCAGTGGCCGGAGAACGGGGACAGCGTGCTGGTGGAGGGGAGCGTTGGAGTTTACTCTCAGCGGGGAGTTTACCAGCTCTACGCACGTCGCATCGTTCCCGTCGGGGCCGGCGCAATAGACCGAGCGCGACAGGAGCTCAAAGAACGCCTGAACCGAGAGGGGATTTTCCGTCCCGAGCTGAAACGCCCCATTCCCGGGTACCCCGCTCGCGTAGCGGTCGTGACGTCCGCCACCGGTGCCGCCCTCAGGGATGTTCTGCGCGTCTCGTCGCGCCGTTACCCCCTTTGCGAGGTGCTGATTGTTCCCGCGCAGGTCCAAGGAGCGGAAGCTCCCGACGAGCTTGTCCGGGCGTTCTTTCGAGTCGCGTCCATGGATGGCGTGGATTGCGTGCTGCTGGTGCGCGGCGGGGGAAGCCGGGAGGATCTGGTGCCCTTTGACGACGAGCGTGTGGTCCGCGCGGTGCGCGGCTGCCCGTTCCCCGTCGTTACCGGCTTGGGACATGAGGTAGACGAGACCTTGTGCGACCTGGCCTCCGACCTCCGGGCCTCGACCCCATCCGCTGCGGCGGAGCTGGTCTTTCCCGATCGGAACGGAGTCGTGGGGCTTTTGGAGCAGGCCCATACCCGAATGGTCCGGGCCATCGAGCGCCGCGTCATGGAGGAGCGAAACCGCAGCAGGGAGATTTGTGCCAACTTGTCCTCCCGGTTTGCCCGCCGGTTGTCCGAGGCGGGGGAGGAGCTCTCGGCCCGTTTTCGGGGCCTTTCCTCCGGGATGAGGCTGCGTCTTGCGGAGGCGGGGAACGCGCTGTCCGTTCGGGCCGCCGCCTTGAACGCCCTTTCTCCCTTGGCCTCCCTGGAGCGGGGGTTTGTGACCTGCGAACGAGACGGCAGGCGACTGCTCTCGGTGCGAGAAATCGTGCCGGGGGACGAACTGGAGGTCCGGTTTTCGGACGGCAAAGCGGTGTGCGTCGCGGACTCGACAAAGGAGGAAGGATGCTGA
- a CDS encoding type II secretion system protein GspD, with protein MKRLIGKSMFLVFLFSLLSMAGGPVWAADSKAGKDGLANLPALTHLEMFQIGDAEVVVGLKGKDLPLPELKFDGNQTRIVMSEVRLASADMTDHSVVVPMLSNVKLVQVSHDVIISMNSERPLQLRAMRGVAPADAYTLRLITAAKVEKMVREPAETRSVVKRAVPTGPFASTTPITLDLRDTELRDVFRMLGGHLKKNVIIDPSLPPALVTMTLRNVPLSEAFAYLMKTYDIGYHMVGKDTIVIGTNDGLSKIAGNEETRSFSIAYADPAALQALLVNLTKMPADRMIVDPRLRMLYVTSSPAKLAEVTTLLQKLDRPGRQVMLHAKILEFTEDATRDVETALNAVYNHWWFSYARGSGRGGYIDDNRLGRNFQEPKENPILPGITSLVTPMHGIWREFDAAFRAVETKNKGKTLANPSVITLDGEEAEVRLTEDYPYISDRDEAGNPTWSTQTVGPKLKLTPKVGRDGIITIKLAIETGEVLATITGSTGEQMPKTSTRSVTTNVRVRNGEPFVVGGLFRENRGTDVNRIPILGQLPLLGEFFTFRSYKHQKSQVVLLVVPYILETPDVAVEQETILTKR; from the coding sequence ATGAAACGATTGATTGGCAAAAGCATGTTCCTGGTGTTTTTATTCTCCTTGCTTTCGATGGCAGGGGGCCCGGTTTGGGCTGCCGACTCGAAGGCGGGTAAGGACGGTCTCGCGAACCTTCCCGCTTTGACGCATCTGGAGATGTTTCAGATAGGCGATGCGGAGGTCGTGGTCGGTCTCAAGGGGAAAGATCTGCCCCTGCCCGAGCTGAAGTTTGACGGGAATCAGACGCGGATCGTTATGTCGGAGGTTCGCCTGGCTTCCGCCGATATGACCGATCATTCGGTGGTCGTTCCGATGTTGTCGAACGTGAAGTTGGTCCAGGTGTCTCACGACGTGATCATCAGCATGAATTCGGAGCGTCCTTTGCAGCTGCGTGCTATGCGTGGCGTGGCGCCTGCGGATGCCTACACCCTGCGCCTGATCACGGCTGCAAAGGTGGAAAAAATGGTGCGGGAGCCCGCGGAGACGCGTTCCGTGGTGAAACGCGCTGTCCCTACAGGCCCGTTTGCGAGCACGACCCCGATCACTCTGGACCTTCGGGATACCGAGCTTCGGGATGTCTTTCGAATGTTGGGCGGTCACCTCAAGAAGAACGTCATCATCGACCCCTCCCTCCCCCCGGCTTTGGTGACCATGACCCTCAGGAACGTCCCCCTGAGCGAGGCCTTCGCCTATCTGATGAAGACCTACGACATCGGTTACCACATGGTGGGGAAGGACACCATCGTCATCGGTACCAACGACGGCCTTTCCAAAATTGCCGGAAACGAGGAAACTCGTTCCTTCAGCATTGCCTACGCCGATCCGGCGGCTTTACAAGCCCTTTTGGTCAACTTGACGAAGATGCCGGCCGATCGCATGATTGTCGATCCGCGTCTGCGCATGCTTTACGTGACGTCCAGCCCGGCCAAGCTGGCAGAGGTGACGACCCTGCTGCAGAAGCTCGATAGGCCCGGACGGCAGGTCATGCTTCACGCCAAGATCTTGGAATTTACGGAGGACGCGACGCGCGATGTCGAAACGGCCTTGAATGCGGTCTACAACCATTGGTGGTTCAGCTACGCCAGGGGGAGCGGCCGTGGGGGGTACATCGACGACAATCGGCTGGGACGCAACTTCCAGGAACCCAAAGAGAACCCCATTTTGCCGGGCATTACGAGTTTAGTCACCCCGATGCACGGCATCTGGAGGGAGTTCGATGCCGCTTTCCGTGCCGTCGAGACCAAGAACAAGGGCAAGACCCTCGCCAATCCCTCCGTGATCACTTTGGACGGCGAGGAGGCCGAGGTCCGGTTGACGGAGGACTACCCCTATATTTCCGATCGGGACGAGGCGGGCAATCCGACCTGGTCGACGCAGACGGTCGGTCCCAAGCTGAAGTTGACCCCGAAAGTCGGGCGTGACGGCATCATCACCATCAAGCTTGCGATCGAGACGGGAGAGGTTTTGGCCACGATTACGGGAAGCACCGGCGAACAGATGCCCAAGACATCGACCCGGTCCGTGACGACCAACGTTCGGGTCCGCAATGGCGAGCCCTTCGTCGTCGGCGGTCTCTTCCGTGAAAATAGGGGGACGGATGTCAACAGGATACCCATTCTGGGGCAATTGCCTCTCTTGGGCGAGTTCTTTACTTTCCGTTCTTACAAACACCAAAAGAGTCAGGTGGTTCTCCTGGTTGTCCCCTACATTTTGGAGACCCCGGACGTTGCGGTAGAGCAGGAGACAATTTTGACGAAGCGCTGA
- the pilM gene encoding type IV pilus biogenesis protein PilM, which yields MFSRRKAKGGVAGLALHEDSLRYLELERSGSGLRVVRQEFIPVSSGGVVKESLQKVGTVEKAFDDLKSQLGKFAFPVVLGVPSRDVTLRLVEYPKMPLGDVRDALALEFDKYFPYAWAESASDIAEVDVPARDAAAKSTVLVATCRLSYMRDLLKASERVGIPLGAVEPMNVAFFRASMGPRPREDAYFIVGVEPEVTHIVLGYRDNGILFRSTLIDLTNPARRNSEEDLVPILKDVQNTMIFAGNQYRGIEIRNLVLGGSIGENPRLKSLLEAGASVNVTFSDVWTTWGVPSPLGNVPGYDAAFGLALRNLL from the coding sequence TTGTTTTCGAGGAGAAAGGCTAAAGGAGGGGTTGCAGGACTGGCCCTGCATGAGGACTCTTTGCGCTACCTCGAACTGGAGCGAAGCGGATCGGGGCTGCGCGTGGTGAGACAGGAATTTATTCCTGTTTCCTCGGGAGGGGTTGTCAAGGAATCGCTGCAGAAAGTCGGGACCGTCGAAAAGGCCTTCGACGATCTGAAATCGCAGTTGGGAAAGTTTGCCTTCCCCGTGGTGTTGGGGGTTCCGTCTCGAGACGTCACTCTGAGGCTGGTCGAGTATCCCAAGATGCCTCTGGGCGACGTTCGGGACGCCTTGGCCCTGGAGTTCGACAAATATTTCCCCTATGCTTGGGCGGAGTCCGCCTCGGATATCGCCGAGGTCGATGTCCCGGCACGGGATGCCGCGGCCAAGTCCACTGTGCTTGTCGCCACCTGTCGTCTGTCCTACATGCGGGACCTCCTGAAGGCCAGCGAACGGGTGGGGATACCGCTTGGCGCTGTGGAGCCGATGAACGTGGCGTTCTTCCGGGCCTCCATGGGGCCGCGTCCTCGGGAGGATGCCTATTTTATTGTGGGGGTCGAGCCGGAGGTCACCCACATCGTTCTGGGGTACAGGGACAACGGGATTCTTTTCAGGTCCACCCTGATCGATTTGACGAATCCCGCCCGTCGAAACTCCGAGGAGGATCTGGTCCCAATCCTGAAGGATGTCCAGAACACCATGATATTTGCGGGGAACCAGTACAGGGGAATTGAGATCCGAAACCTGGTCCTGGGAGGAAGCATAGGGGAAAATCCCCGGCTGAAGTCCCTTTTGGAGGCGGGGGCATCCGTCAACGTGACGTTCTCGGACGTCTGGACGACGTGGGGTGTTCCGTCGCCCCTGGGCAACGTTCCGGGCTACGATGCGGCCTTCGGGCTCGCGCTGAGGAATCTGCTATGA
- a CDS encoding amidohydrolase — protein MATLFKDVLMLDGGEERARRGHLLVSKGRIASILDIGETPPGADKVVAGHGRMAVLPGFVNAHTHAAMTLLRGLGEEAPLMEWLQKKIWPVEERLTSDYIYWGTLSAILEMLACGTTCFADMYFGMERVAEAALQSGIRAALCRGITAGAPGKLQRSLQENLELAERWHGREGLMTVQLGPHAPYTVPLEDMRTITEAARDRGLGVHFHFLETEWELNYIREELKTEPELYLEETGLLSTPGVVLAHAVWMDPALADRLDLSRVTLVHNPGSNLKLGSGVMPLQAWLGRDVGLALGTDGASSNNRLDLWEEMRTAALLHKGVDRSPTHVPALDVLRMATYEGARAFGFARKGMIREGWVADLVLVDLDRPHYIGADEENLAMFIVYAGSSADVAGTMVNGKWLYRNGDYPTLDSREIVQKAREAREAITC, from the coding sequence ATGGCGACGTTGTTCAAGGATGTGTTGATGCTGGATGGCGGGGAAGAACGGGCACGGCGTGGCCATCTGCTCGTGTCCAAGGGGCGGATCGCGTCGATCCTGGATATTGGCGAGACTCCGCCGGGTGCGGACAAGGTTGTGGCCGGGCACGGGCGGATGGCCGTGCTGCCCGGATTCGTCAACGCTCATACCCATGCGGCGATGACCCTTCTGCGAGGCCTCGGGGAGGAGGCCCCTCTGATGGAGTGGCTGCAGAAGAAGATATGGCCGGTCGAGGAGAGACTGACGTCCGATTACATCTATTGGGGGACATTGTCGGCCATTTTGGAGATGCTGGCGTGCGGCACGACCTGTTTTGCCGATATGTATTTCGGGATGGAGCGCGTGGCCGAGGCGGCCCTGCAGTCGGGCATCCGAGCGGCGCTCTGCCGCGGAATCACGGCGGGCGCTCCCGGAAAATTGCAGCGTTCCCTGCAGGAAAATCTGGAGCTGGCGGAGCGTTGGCACGGGCGCGAGGGACTGATGACCGTTCAGTTGGGGCCTCACGCGCCCTACACCGTCCCTCTTGAGGATATGAGAACGATCACCGAGGCGGCGCGGGACCGGGGGCTTGGGGTGCATTTTCATTTTCTGGAGACGGAGTGGGAGCTGAACTACATCCGCGAAGAGCTCAAGACCGAGCCGGAACTTTACCTCGAGGAGACGGGGCTGCTCTCCACGCCGGGGGTCGTGCTGGCCCACGCGGTATGGATGGACCCGGCGCTCGCGGATCGTCTGGACCTGTCCCGGGTGACCCTGGTGCACAATCCCGGCAGCAACCTCAAGCTGGGCAGCGGGGTCATGCCCCTTCAGGCCTGGCTTGGCCGCGACGTCGGGCTTGCCCTCGGGACCGATGGGGCCTCCAGCAACAACCGTCTGGATCTTTGGGAGGAGATGCGGACCGCCGCGCTGCTGCACAAGGGAGTGGACCGAAGCCCCACCCATGTCCCTGCGCTGGACGTCCTGCGCATGGCGACCTACGAGGGCGCGCGCGCGTTCGGATTCGCGCGCAAGGGCATGATCCGCGAGGGGTGGGTGGCGGACCTCGTGCTGGTGGATCTGGATCGGCCGCACTACATCGGAGCGGACGAGGAGAACCTGGCGATGTTCATCGTCTATGCGGGGAGCTCCGCGGACGTTGCCGGGACGATGGTGAACGGCAAATGGCTCTACCGGAACGGGGACTACCCGACGCTCGACAGCCGGGAGATCGTGCAGAAGGCGCGTGAGGCCCGGGAGGCAATTACGTGCTGA
- a CDS encoding PilN domain-containing protein produces the protein MRVRFDLRPAEFLERERKRHSFNIVRLFAVLLLLAFLISSGFYTVKAFIETQALQSEIELLEGEIANLENNQAALTTEISRLKAKESQFRKTLEIMQSEPPTLEVLNALETYMDQGMGVNSIRFVPSADKDNMVVYTATVDATASTEEQIIALTDGLSGSGLFSAVTMPTTKKDEKTGRVSFTLTLIARPFGQGIAMGGQP, from the coding sequence ATGAGGGTCCGATTCGATCTCCGTCCTGCGGAATTCCTGGAGAGGGAACGCAAGCGTCATTCCTTCAACATCGTGCGACTTTTTGCCGTCCTGCTTTTGTTGGCTTTTCTGATCAGCAGCGGTTTTTACACTGTCAAGGCGTTTATCGAGACGCAGGCGCTTCAGTCGGAAATAGAGCTGCTGGAGGGGGAGATTGCCAATCTCGAGAACAATCAGGCAGCGCTGACCACAGAGATATCCCGCCTGAAGGCCAAGGAGTCCCAGTTTCGAAAGACCCTGGAGATCATGCAGAGCGAGCCCCCGACGCTTGAAGTGCTGAATGCCCTGGAGACCTATATGGATCAGGGCATGGGGGTCAACTCCATACGTTTCGTCCCTAGCGCCGATAAGGACAATATGGTCGTCTATACGGCGACGGTGGACGCCACGGCCTCGACGGAGGAGCAGATCATAGCGCTGACGGACGGGCTGAGCGGCAGCGGGCTGTTCAGTGCCGTAACCATGCCCACCACGAAGAAGGACGAGAAGACGGGGCGGGTATCCTTTACGTTGACTCTGATCGCACGCCCCTTCGGGCAGGGGATTGCAATGGGAGGACAGCCATGA
- a CDS encoding CD1247 N-terminal domain-containing protein, protein MNAKERIAYLRGLLDCMSLEERDTKIFAAVVEALDALACELEGHSDLFELLRENDEGLADELYELHDSVCELERSIGLDSEQGCDEGDVDEQAESYVSVTCPSCAYSFYYRCEEDREEGKILCPGCGEEIDRAV, encoded by the coding sequence TTGAATGCCAAGGAGCGGATTGCCTACCTGCGTGGACTTCTGGACTGCATGTCGCTCGAGGAGCGGGATACAAAGATTTTTGCAGCCGTGGTGGAAGCCTTGGATGCGCTTGCGTGCGAGCTGGAAGGGCATTCCGATCTTTTCGAGCTTCTTCGTGAGAATGACGAGGGGCTTGCGGACGAGCTGTACGAGCTTCATGATTCGGTCTGCGAGCTTGAACGGTCTATAGGGCTGGATTCAGAACAGGGTTGTGATGAAGGCGATGTGGACGAACAGGCGGAGAGCTACGTTTCCGTAACCTGTCCCTCCTGTGCCTATTCCTTCTACTATCGTTGTGAGGAGGATAGGGAGGAGGGAAAAATTCTTTGTCCGGGGTGCGGCGAGGAGATCGACCGTGCAGTTTGA
- a CDS encoding Asp23/Gls24 family envelope stress response protein — protein sequence MEQAQEVDRKNTVVSGGSRFEGSIHISEEVIVELTKKTIQGIPNIQTATTGIASKFGIGRKSSEGVRVTVEDGEVPSISVEAYVLVKYGQRIPDLAWDVQEKIKANLERYTGYTVNSVNINVQGIYVDEPVVLAESEDAEDAQENEIESADADEEKKAGE from the coding sequence GTGGAACAGGCTCAGGAGGTTGACAGAAAGAATACCGTTGTTTCCGGCGGGTCGCGTTTTGAGGGCAGCATCCATATCTCTGAAGAGGTCATCGTCGAGCTGACGAAGAAGACAATTCAGGGGATCCCCAACATTCAAACTGCAACGACGGGCATTGCCTCCAAATTCGGCATCGGACGCAAGTCCAGCGAGGGGGTGCGCGTCACCGTAGAGGATGGAGAGGTTCCGTCGATATCCGTCGAGGCCTATGTCTTGGTCAAGTACGGACAGCGTATCCCCGATCTTGCCTGGGATGTTCAGGAAAAGATCAAGGCCAATCTGGAGCGCTACACGGGATACACGGTCAACTCGGTCAATATCAATGTTCAAGGTATTTATGTGGATGAACCCGTCGTGCTTGCGGAGTCGGAGGACGCCGAGGACGCCCAGGAAAACGAGATCGAGAGCGCTGATGCGGATGAGGAAAAAAAGGCCGGCGAATAG
- the mtnA gene encoding S-methyl-5-thioribose-1-phosphate isomerase → MLNALEWNAEENSLRLLDQRVLPGREAYVACRTPEEVALAIENMTVRGAPAIGIAAAYGAAMAASAGRGAVVEALDRLARTRPTAVNLFLALDRMRRCLEAADAGNLACALAEEAARIHAEDIQANRRMGAYGAKLLPRSAVVLTHCNAGAIATGGHGTALGILRSAREEGKDIRVYADETRPLLQGARLTAWELARDGFEVTLIADGMAGALMSMGRVDAVIVGADRIAANGDTANKIGTYSLAVLAAAHGIPFYVAAPWSTFDLSLPDGSGIPIEERAEDEMRVLFNGQRVPDAVRVWNPAFDVTPARYVTAIVTEGGVFRPPYAFKRAAGSP, encoded by the coding sequence ATGCTGAACGCGCTCGAGTGGAATGCGGAAGAAAATTCTTTACGGCTCTTGGATCAGCGTGTCCTGCCGGGCAGGGAGGCCTATGTCGCCTGTCGGACCCCCGAGGAGGTCGCCCTTGCCATCGAGAACATGACGGTACGGGGAGCTCCCGCCATCGGTATCGCCGCGGCCTACGGCGCAGCGATGGCCGCATCCGCCGGACGCGGCGCGGTGGTCGAAGCGCTGGATCGCCTGGCCCGCACTCGGCCCACGGCGGTCAATCTTTTTCTGGCCCTGGATCGGATGCGGAGATGTCTCGAAGCGGCGGATGCGGGCAACCTTGCTTGTGCCCTGGCCGAGGAGGCCGCCCGCATTCATGCAGAGGACATTCAGGCCAACCGAAGGATGGGGGCCTATGGAGCCAAACTCCTGCCGCGAAGTGCCGTGGTCCTCACCCATTGCAATGCCGGTGCGATTGCGACCGGGGGGCACGGGACCGCCTTGGGTATTCTGCGTTCGGCGCGAGAGGAGGGCAAAGATATCCGTGTCTATGCGGACGAGACGCGGCCGCTGCTTCAGGGGGCGCGATTGACGGCTTGGGAGTTGGCGCGCGATGGGTTCGAGGTCACCCTGATTGCCGACGGCATGGCGGGAGCCCTCATGAGTATGGGACGTGTCGACGCCGTCATCGTCGGGGCGGACCGCATAGCGGCCAACGGAGATACGGCCAACAAGATCGGGACCTACTCCCTGGCGGTTCTCGCCGCGGCACACGGTATTCCTTTTTATGTGGCCGCCCCCTGGAGCACGTTCGACCTTTCTCTCCCCGACGGGTCGGGTATCCCGATCGAGGAGCGTGCCGAGGACGAGATGCGCGTGCTGTTCAACGGCCAGCGCGTTCCCGATGCGGTGCGAGTTTGGAACCCTGCATTCGACGTCACCCCGGCCCGCTATGTTACGGCCATCGTCACGGAAGGGGGCGTGTTCCGTCCGCCCTATGCGTTTAAGCGGGCGGCCGGTTCTCCGTAG
- the nusB gene encoding transcription antitermination factor NusB, with amino-acid sequence MSSQKKEAQARHRARELAVQFLHSLGNRRIHDVDSAWDLFLGEGSFVEEESPAVKEYSRFLGLGAWRRRGEADDILLRVVTGWRPERMVAVDRAVLRLALFEGFLERSVPFAVAIAEAVDIAQTFGTEDSGRFVNGVLARVVRHLIPEAERAGKDVGKSGEGSGDDSKDQSGPVDRR; translated from the coding sequence TTGTCCAGTCAAAAGAAAGAGGCTCAAGCCCGTCATCGTGCTCGAGAGTTGGCGGTCCAGTTTCTTCATTCCTTGGGTAACCGACGGATTCACGATGTGGATTCGGCTTGGGATCTGTTTTTAGGTGAGGGAAGCTTTGTGGAGGAGGAATCCCCCGCAGTAAAGGAATACTCGCGTTTTCTCGGTCTGGGGGCCTGGAGGCGTCGGGGAGAGGCGGACGATATCCTGCTCCGGGTGGTGACGGGCTGGCGTCCGGAGCGCATGGTGGCAGTCGATCGTGCCGTATTGCGTCTTGCTCTTTTCGAGGGGTTTCTGGAGCGTTCGGTCCCCTTCGCCGTTGCGATCGCGGAGGCCGTCGACATCGCTCAAACCTTTGGAACGGAGGATTCTGGGCGTTTTGTCAACGGGGTGCTGGCGCGGGTGGTGCGTCACTTGATCCCGGAGGCTGAGCGAGCGGGGAAGGACGTCGGCAAGAGCGGAGAAGGGAGCGGTGACGATTCAAAGGACCAGTCGGGCCCAGTTGACCGTCGATGA